In Pseudomonas sp. GCEP-101, one DNA window encodes the following:
- a CDS encoding cytochrome b, which produces MQWRNTPARYGLVSLFLHWGSALVVFGLFGLGLWMRELDYYDTWYHRAPEIHKGIGILLAIALIVRVLWRFISPAPPAPASHGQATRLATKLGHLALYALLFAVIIAGYLISTAEGKPISVFGWFDVPATLSGLTDQADVAGAIHLYLAWTLVVLAVLHALAAFKHHFFDRDATLVRMLGRAAK; this is translated from the coding sequence ATGCAATGGCGTAATACCCCCGCTCGCTACGGACTGGTCAGCCTGTTCCTGCACTGGGGCAGCGCGCTGGTGGTCTTCGGCCTGTTCGGCCTGGGCCTGTGGATGCGCGAACTGGACTACTACGACACCTGGTACCACCGCGCGCCGGAAATCCACAAGGGCATCGGTATCCTCCTGGCCATCGCGCTGATCGTCCGCGTGCTCTGGCGCTTCATCAGCCCGGCGCCGCCAGCGCCAGCCAGCCACGGCCAGGCGACCCGCCTGGCGACCAAGCTCGGCCATCTGGCGTTGTATGCGCTGCTGTTCGCCGTGATCATCGCCGGCTACCTGATCTCCACCGCCGAGGGCAAACCCATCAGCGTGTTCGGCTGGTTCGACGTGCCCGCTACCCTCAGCGGCCTCACCGACCAGGCCGACGTTGCCGGCGCGATCCACCTGTACCTGGCCTGGACCCTGGTGGTGCTGGCCGTGCTGCACGCCCTGGCGGCGTTCAAACACCATTTCTTCGACCGCGACGCGACCCTGGTGCGCATGCTCGGCCGTGCCGCGAAATAA
- a CDS encoding MarR family winged helix-turn-helix transcriptional regulator, producing the protein MTHTVNPDLPTTLMEVFDHLRVSLQDELCAEGIALTPPDIRLLELIGADAGQSLQSLGRKMCRDKALVTRKIREMETLGLVRRERNPDDQRSFQLFLTDAGSRIDERTQAILARTHDSLFAPLNDEEQRTLARLLRQCLHGRSD; encoded by the coding sequence ATGACCCACACCGTGAATCCCGACCTGCCAACGACGCTGATGGAGGTCTTCGACCACTTGCGCGTGAGCCTGCAGGACGAACTGTGCGCGGAAGGCATCGCCCTCACGCCGCCGGACATCCGCCTGCTCGAACTGATTGGCGCCGATGCCGGGCAAAGCCTGCAGAGCCTGGGCCGCAAGATGTGCCGCGACAAGGCCCTGGTGACCCGCAAGATCCGCGAGATGGAGACGCTCGGCCTGGTTCGCCGCGAGCGCAACCCTGACGACCAGCGCAGCTTCCAGCTGTTTCTCACCGACGCCGGGAGCCGCATCGACGAACGCACCCAGGCGATCCTCGCACGCACTCATGACAGTCTGTTCGCACCGCTCAATGATGAGGAACAGCGTACCCTCGCCCGCCTGCTTCGCCAGTGCCTGCACGGTCGCAGTGACTAG
- a CDS encoding YceI family protein has product MLKKTFAALALGTALFSAGQAMAADYKIDKEGQHAFIEFRIKHLGYSWLYGRFDDFDGAFTFDEKNPSADKVKVTINTNSVNSNHAERDKHLRSPDFLNVAKNPTATFESTAVKADGKNAEITGNLTLNGVTKPVTIKAELIGQGDDPWGGYRAGFLGTTTLKLKDFNIQRDLGPASQEVELTLSVEGVRQ; this is encoded by the coding sequence ATGCTGAAGAAGACGTTCGCCGCTCTGGCGCTGGGTACCGCCCTGTTCTCCGCTGGCCAGGCCATGGCCGCGGACTACAAGATCGACAAGGAAGGCCAGCACGCCTTCATCGAGTTCCGCATCAAGCACCTGGGTTACAGCTGGCTGTACGGCCGCTTCGACGACTTCGACGGTGCCTTCACCTTCGACGAGAAGAACCCGTCCGCGGACAAGGTCAAGGTCACCATCAACACCAACAGCGTGAACTCCAACCACGCCGAGCGTGACAAGCACCTGCGCAGCCCGGACTTCCTGAACGTCGCGAAGAACCCGACCGCGACCTTCGAGTCCACCGCCGTGAAGGCCGATGGCAAGAATGCCGAAATCACCGGCAACCTGACCCTCAATGGCGTGACCAAGCCGGTCACCATCAAGGCTGAACTGATCGGTCAGGGCGATGACCCGTGGGGCGGCTACCGCGCCGGCTTCCTCGGCACCACCACCCTCAAGCTGAAGGACTTCAACATCCAGCGCGACCTCGGCCCGGCTTCCCAGGAAGTCGAGTTGACCCTGTCGGTCGAAGGGGTGCGTCAGTAA
- the mexA gene encoding multidrug efflux RND transporter periplasmic adaptor subunit MexA has product MQRKPAMRALVPALLVAMATLAGCDKPQAPQEKPIPEVGVVTLQPQEVTLSTELPGRTTAYRIAEVRPQVNGIILKRLFKEGSDVKEGQQLYQIDPATYEATLQSAQANLVSTQQQAERYKELVKDEAVSKQQYADAQAAYLQAKATVDNAKINVRYTKVYSPISGRIGRSSVTEGALVQNGQSTALATVQQLDPIYVDVTQSSTALIRLRRELAAGQLEKAGDNAAKVKLYLEDGSEYPIEGKLEFSEVSVDQGTGSVTVRAIFPNPNKELLPGMFVHAQLEEGIKKQAILAPQQGVTRDFRGMATALVLNGEDKVELRTIKAERTVGAYWLVSDGLKPGDRLITEGLQYVQPGAQAKAVPAKNVAPTAGAADQPAAAQPAKQG; this is encoded by the coding sequence ATGCAACGAAAGCCAGCCATGCGCGCCCTGGTTCCGGCCCTGCTCGTCGCCATGGCCACTCTTGCCGGCTGCGATAAACCCCAGGCTCCGCAGGAGAAGCCGATTCCCGAGGTCGGGGTGGTCACCCTGCAGCCGCAGGAGGTGACCCTGAGCACCGAACTGCCGGGCCGCACCACTGCGTATCGGATTGCCGAGGTTCGCCCGCAGGTGAACGGCATCATCCTCAAGCGCCTGTTCAAGGAAGGCAGCGACGTCAAGGAAGGCCAGCAGCTGTACCAGATCGACCCGGCCACCTACGAAGCGACCCTGCAGAGTGCCCAGGCCAACCTGGTGTCCACCCAGCAGCAGGCCGAGCGCTACAAGGAGCTGGTCAAGGACGAGGCGGTGAGCAAGCAGCAATACGCCGACGCCCAGGCCGCCTACCTGCAGGCCAAGGCCACCGTCGACAACGCGAAGATCAACGTGCGCTACACCAAGGTCTACTCGCCGATCTCCGGCCGCATCGGCCGTTCCAGCGTGACCGAGGGCGCCCTGGTGCAGAACGGCCAGAGCACTGCCCTGGCCACCGTGCAGCAGCTGGACCCGATCTACGTCGACGTCACCCAGTCCTCCACTGCGCTGATCCGCCTGCGCCGCGAGCTGGCCGCCGGGCAGCTGGAGAAGGCCGGCGACAACGCCGCCAAGGTCAAGCTGTACCTGGAAGACGGCTCCGAATACCCGATCGAGGGCAAGCTGGAGTTCTCCGAGGTCTCGGTGGACCAGGGCACCGGCTCGGTGACCGTGCGCGCCATCTTCCCCAACCCGAACAAGGAACTGCTGCCGGGCATGTTCGTGCATGCGCAGCTGGAAGAGGGCATCAAGAAGCAGGCCATCCTGGCGCCGCAACAGGGCGTCACCCGCGACTTCCGCGGCATGGCGACGGCGCTGGTGCTCAACGGCGAAGACAAGGTCGAGCTGCGCACCATCAAGGCCGAGCGCACCGTGGGTGCCTACTGGCTGGTCAGCGATGGCCTGAAGCCGGGCGATCGCCTGATCACCGAAGGCCTGCAGTACGTCCAGCCGGGCGCTCAGGCCAAGGCCGTACCCGCGAAGAACGTGGCGCCCACCGCCGGGGCTGCCGACCAACCCGCCGCCGCACAACCGGCCAAGCAGGGTTAA